TTAAGAGCTATAACACAAAAAACTCCTGATACTATTGAGTCTCCGGTCATGCCTGAAGAAGAGGTGCAGTCTTGGGAGGCCGAACCTGTTAATCTCCTCGTTTTTAAACTTGCAGGTGAGGAGTATGCCTTTATGCTTGAGGATGTAAAGGAGATTCTAAAGAAGCAGTTTATTACCCCTGTCCCTCTTGCACCCTATTCAGTTATAGGAATAACCTCATTAAGGGGTACAGTAATCCCTGTGATTGATCTGTCAATGAAACTTCTGGGAATACATTCAAGAAGAGAGAAGACAAGCCGAATACTTATTATGGAAGGAAAAGAAGGAACAGTGGGCTGTCTGGTAGATGCGATTGAAGGAGTCCTGAGGTCAAGGGATGACCAGAAGAAGGCTCTTCCCGAGAATATGACTGACAAGGAAAGGGCATTCATCGATGCTATCTTTGTTATTGATCATAGATTCATTACCCTTTTGAGGAAAGATGTCATAGAGATACCACTGATAGAAGCCAGGAGGCAAGGATGATAAAAAGAAGACTGGGCTATAAAATTATCCTCCCTGGAGTCATTATAACATTGATAGGTGTGGGGCTTTTCTCTCTCCTTATTTATTATTATATGAGTAAAAATATCTACAGTACATCAATGGAGAAGATCTCCACCACAGCCGAGCTCATAAAGAAAAACATAGAAAGAACAATGCTTGAAGGTAAGGGCGAGATTACATCAAGAATGATTGAGGATATGAAATCTCTAAAAGGAATTGAACAAATAGAGGTATTCAATCATGAGGGAAGAGAGGCTTTTCGTAGAGGTAGCCTTCCTGTTGAATATGAAGTGGTCAAGAAACTTGAGCCAAATAAGCTTCTCACTATGCAATTGAAGGACCGGATCATAACCTATGCACCCCTTGAGAATTTTCCCTCATGCCGGGCCTGCCATCCCGGAGAATTGAAGATACTGGGCGCTGTAAAGGTATCCCATTTGACATCAGGTGAAACTGCAAGATTAAAAAGATTTTTAATATTATTGTTAATTATAGGTTCAATTTCTACCTTTTCCCTTGCCACTGTTTTTTATCTCATTCTTTCAAGGGCTGTTCTGAGACCTATAAGACTTATTAAAAAGGCATCAGAGGAGATGGCACAGGGAAGGTTGACCTATGAAGTAGATATAAAAGGAGAGGATGAGATTGCCAGGTTAAGTCATTCTGTTAAAGAGGCGCTGAGAGCAATAAGTGTAATCTTGCTAAGGGTAAAGGAGGTTTCACGAAGGGTATCAAAGGTTGCAACAATGGTGGAGAAGGACTCAAAGAGGACCGTTGAAGGAACGCAGCTTGAGTCAGAGGCTATGCAGAATATCTCATCTTCTGTTGAAGAACTTAACTCAGCAATCTCAGAGATTGCAGAGGGTACTGATGGTCTTGCTGCCTCTACAGAGGAGACAGCGGCATCCATGGAGCAGATATCCACAAATATTAATCAGATAACAGAGGGAATGCACGAGTTATCACAGGCTGTTGAAGGAGCAGCCTCATCCCTTGAAGAACTTCTTGCTACAGTGAGGGAGATAGCGAGAAGCTCGGATGAGATGCTCAGGGCATCTGAGGACACAATGAGCACTGTCTCTGAGATATCTGCCTTCATAAAAGAGGTTGAATCCAGCACAAAGGAGTCAGCCCGGATCTCTGAACAGGTTGCTCAGGATGCCTCTACACTCGGTGTTTCTGCAATTGAAAAGACCATTGAAGGAATGGGTGTTATAAAATCCTCTGTTGAGAAGACAGCAGAGCATATAAACAGGCTTTCAACAAGGTCTGAGGATATAGGGAAGATACTTAATGTAATTGATGAGATTACCGAGCAGACCGCCCTCCTTGCACTCAATGCAGCGATCCTTGCAGCACAGGCAGGAGAGCATGGTAAGGGCTTTTCGGTTGTTGCTGACGAGATAAGGGATCTTGCCGAAAGAACCTCGTTCTCAACCCAGGAGATAGCTTCAATCGTAAATTCAGTAATTACAGAGATGAAGGATGCATACCGTGCAATGAGTGAGGGACTTGAGAGCGTTAATGAGGGCATAAAGCTTGCTGTTGATGCAAGGGAGACTTTTGAAAATATCCTTGAAAGCTCAAAGAAGTCTTCCGATATGGCTGCCTCCATAGAAAGGGCAACCTCTGAACAGACAAAGGCAATCAGACTTGTTGAGAATGCAATGGAGAGGGTTAGGTCAATGGCAGAGCAGATTGCTAAGGCGACCTCTGAACAGACAAAGGGAGCAATGATAATTATGAAATCAATAGAAAATATAAAAGACATATCCTTCAGGGTTACCAAGGCAACAGAGGAACAGTCTCAGAGCATGGAACAGAT
Above is a window of Thermodesulfovibrionales bacterium DNA encoding:
- a CDS encoding chemotaxis protein CheW, with amino-acid sequence MDIAKIRKKLKGLSDEQKAKGQEQKDLPQGELSSGAQKEDISFQRHEVSQAEERERAEQIQETSIEMTVAPETRPSELRAITQKTPDTIESPVMPEEEVQSWEAEPVNLLVFKLAGEEYAFMLEDVKEILKKQFITPVPLAPYSVIGITSLRGTVIPVIDLSMKLLGIHSRREKTSRILIMEGKEGTVGCLVDAIEGVLRSRDDQKKALPENMTDKERAFIDAIFVIDHRFITLLRKDVIEIPLIEARRQG
- the phnD gene encoding phosphate/phosphite/phosphonate ABC transporter substrate-binding protein; translation: MIKRRLGYKIILPGVIITLIGVGLFSLLIYYYMSKNIYSTSMEKISTTAELIKKNIERTMLEGKGEITSRMIEDMKSLKGIEQIEVFNHEGREAFRRGSLPVEYEVVKKLEPNKLLTMQLKDRIITYAPLENFPSCRACHPGELKILGAVKVSHLTSGETARLKRFLILLLIIGSISTFSLATVFYLILSRAVLRPIRLIKKASEEMAQGRLTYEVDIKGEDEIARLSHSVKEALRAISVILLRVKEVSRRVSKVATMVEKDSKRTVEGTQLESEAMQNISSSVEELNSAISEIAEGTDGLAASTEETAASMEQISTNINQITEGMHELSQAVEGAASSLEELLATVREIARSSDEMLRASEDTMSTVSEISAFIKEVESSTKESARISEQVAQDASTLGVSAIEKTIEGMGVIKSSVEKTAEHINRLSTRSEDIGKILNVIDEITEQTALLALNAAILAAQAGEHGKGFSVVADEIRDLAERTSFSTQEIASIVNSVITEMKDAYRAMSEGLESVNEGIKLAVDARETFENILESSKKSSDMAASIERATSEQTKAIRLVENAMERVRSMAEQIAKATSEQTKGAMIIMKSIENIKDISFRVTKATEEQSQSMEQISKAVELISEKSQQISKAINEQKIGSSQIRNSILGIKNLPEENRSIALRIERTVKDLLNDTELISTELERFTLMDLSKDIVWFGVVPLEAPSEMYRRFTGLAKYLGGVLGQSVELRVPVDFEAAVQEIGEGKVLIGFMTPSTYIEARERYDVSVVAKAVRDGKPFYHSVIITRADSGIKSLKDLRGRSFAFGSPYSTSSHIVPRSMLKNAGIELKDLSEYVYLGHHDDVARAVLKGEFDAGSVLESTAQKFRSQGLIVIAVSDDIPEFNICIHNSLYPKKELLRNALLKLNETGDGREILRQIDPSYTGFTEADDSDYQGIKIMMKDLGLLRQV